AACAAAAACCGAGAGCAAGATCGCGAGCATAAAGCCGATCGTAAGTACGATTCCTTCTAGTATTTGTTTTAAAAAGCTTTCTTTTACCTCAATAACGTAGGCATCATTCAATACTCGTTTAATGCATCGAAAGCCCATGGAAGAAAGCCATAAGGTAATAATACTGAATGAAAGCAGATTTCCCTGCTGGTGTGTCACTGTATACGTCAGGGTCTTTTCGATCAAGTGGTACGTATTTTCCGGCGCATAAGGTTTAGCAAGTTCCAAAATGTTTTCTTCTTGTATGGGCATGTAGGCCAACAAAGAATATATCACCAATAAAAACGGAAACACAGACATTAAAAAGTAATAGGCCATCTGGGCAGACAAATCATATACTCTCAGCGTAATAAAGCGGTTGGCGAGTTTCTTTAGAATATCAGCAGCTGTCATATTAGCCCCCTTTCTTTTCGGCCTTCAAGTCATTCAGCCATTATACATATCATAGAAAAAAATGCAAATGGAAGGCAGCCCCACTTCTGCCTTCCTCTGGTGGACATGGTACAAAGGATATGTGGCTTCTCACAGTTTTAGAAGCCTTTTTCATTAAAATGGTGTCAGGCACCGTGATTACACAAGTGTGTAAACGCGGTGCCTGACACCATTATGTAAACCATCTTTATGTTAACTCCTGATGCACTTCATGAGCTGCATTCACAGCGGATTCAATGGAGCCCTGCATCCAGCCGTGAGTTTTGGTCGCATGTTCTCCCGCAAAATGAAGCCTGCCTTCTGGAGTGGAAATGGCATCTCCGAATTCCTGCTCCTGAAACGGCTTAAACATTGTGAACGCCCCGCCTGCATATGGATTGTTCGTCCAGCAATAGGAAACACCCGTCGTAAACTCCCTGTACACTTGAGATCCGTGGAAAAAGGAGAGACACTTCAGCGTTTCATAGATCCTCGTCTGGTTCGGCAGGCAGCTCCAAAGATTGGAATCATCTTCCCATGTATAGCTTCCGAGCACCACTCCTGACTGGATTCCATCTGGATAGTGGCTCGGATAATATGTAAACCGGGATGCCTGGTCAGATATCGCTTTTCCTCCCCGCAAACCTTCTTCTTCCCAGAATCGCCGTTTAAATTGCAGACCGACTTTAGTTGAAGGCACATAATGGAGCTCCCGAATCGCTCGTCTTTTATAGTAGGAAAGTGACTGCTCGGGCTCAATCTGTACAAAATTCAGAACAGAAAAAGGCAAGGTGACAATTGCCCGGTCAGCTTCAAAGACTTCTGTTTCTCTGTTTGTCGGATGTTCGGTGTACAGTGTTACTGTTTTTGGACCCTGTACAATTCTTGTCAATCGTTTTTCCATCAGCAGCCGGTCACCGAGGCGCGGCACAAAAGCTTTCGGAAGCTGGTCATTTCCTCCAGTAATCTCAAACCACTTCATCTTCCGGTTAATAAATATAAGCAGGATGTCTCGCAACGTTTCCAGAAAAGAAAGCTCAGGAAATCCTTCCAGTGACAGAAGGACCTTGATTTTATCCACCGCACCTGAAGATAAAGACCTGCCGAAGGGGTTATGTTTCAGGAAACCATCTACCGAATAGTTTCCGAAGCGTTTGATGATGATGGGCCAATGCCGTTCAGGATCCTCGTTCACATAATCCACGAGCGGCTGAATGGCATATCTTAAAAGGTTTTCTGCCGTTTTTCCTTTCTCATGCGCAGCAACCGGGAAGCCAAGCAGATCGGGATTCTTATCATAAATACCAGAACGGACTTTTCTTCCATTAATATAAAATAAATCATCCGGCAGGGCGTTAACAAATCGGTTATACGGCAGTTTGAACTTATGAAGGTACTCAAACACCAGCTTGTGATTTTCAGGTATCCTCATAGCCCCTGCCTCAAAATGGTGCCCTTCTGAAAATGGTGATCGGACGGAGTAAATTCGTCCTCCGACCCGCTGGGAGGCTTCTAAAATCCGCACATCATGCCCTGCATCCAGCAGCAAAGTACCGGCAACGAGCCCGGCGATTCCTGCTCCAGCCACGATGACCTTCTTTGGTTTGGCGCCAGGAGGCAGACCGTTTCTGATCGTGTTCAGCATTTCTTCTTCTGACAGCACTCTTCCTTCCATACGATTACCCCCTCAACCAAACGCTGATGATTACCAATATATTCCGTTTGTGGAGGGATAATTAATTTTAATATAACAATAATTAGATAGTCCTCATCCTAAAAGGTAAGTTTAGCCTCTAAGAATTCTCCTATTATTCTTGGTTGAGGCCAAACTTACTTCATAGGCCAATAAGCTTGTTTCTTATATAAAGATAAAAAGCCCTCTTCTGCGAGGAGTTCGCAGTAGAGAGCTTTTGTTTTTTGGTGCCTGGCACCACCATTACACACATGTCAAATCGGAGTGCCTGGCACCATCGGCAGCTCCAGGACCACTGTTGTTCCCTGCCCGGCCGCAGAACGCACCTTTAGCTTACCCCCGACGGAGCGTGCTCTTTCTTCCATGCTGAACAGGCCGACACCGGACTTTTGATGATCCGCACCAAATCCGCAGCCTTCATCACTGATGACCACCCGCAGGCCGTCTTCCCATCCTCGGATGGAAACAGACGCTTCATCCACACAGGCATACTTTCGCACATTCGTTAATGATTCCTGAATGACCCGGTAAATCGTGGTTTCTTTTTCAAAACCAAGCCTGCTTCCGGAAAGAGAGCAGTCAAAGCTCACCGCGATCTGATAGTTTTCGGCAAAGCGGGTAAGAAATGAACGGATGGCAGGAACGAGGCCGAGGTCGTCCAGAACAGAAGGGCGCAATTCCCACGAAATATCCCGCACTTCTTCAATGAGCTCCGAGACCTCCTCTTGCATCTGATCCAGCAAAGGATGCTCTACTTTTGATCGCATCCGGTTGATCGTGATCAGATGGCCGTATAAATTTTGCCCGACGCCGTCATGCAAATTACGAGACAGCCGCTTCCGTTCTTCCTCCTGAACGTCAAGCAGGCGGGTCATCATATGCTGAAGCTCCTTTTCCACGCGCTTCTTGTCTGTAATTTCAAAACGGATAGCAAGATACTGATACGGCTTTCCGTTTTCATCGAGAAATGGCACGATGGTCGTGTCCACCCAATAATAGGTACCATCTTTTGCTCTGTTCCTGATTTCACCTTTCCAAACCTTGCCGGAACTGATCGTCTGCCATAGTTGCTTGAAAAACTCGTGAGAATGATAGTTTGAGTTAATGATTCGATGGTTTTTACCGATCAATTCCTCCCGGCTGTACTGTGAGATTTTACAGAACAAATCATTCACGTATGTAATTTTCCCTCTAGCATCAGTGATGGCTACAATGCTGGACTCATCCAGAGCAAATTTTAAATCGACAAGCTCCTGAATGGAATTCTTCAGCTCTTCCACCACCTGTTTATGCTCGGTTATTTCATAGCGGATCGCGAGAAATTGATACGGTTTTCCGTTTTCATCAAGAAATGGAACAATCGTGGTATCGACCCAATAGTAGGTTCCATCCTTTGCTTTGTTTTTCAATTCGCCGCGCCAGACGTTACCTTTTAAAATTGTTTTCCACAAATTCCGCATAAACTCCTTGGAATGGCAGCCTGAGTTAATCAGACGGTGATCACTCCCAAGAAGTTCCTGCGCGGAATATTTGGACACCTGGCAAAACTTGTCGTTAACATATGAAATGATTCCCCGTCTGTCGGTAATGGCAACGATCGCCGACTCATCCAGAGCAAACTTTAAATCTGCTAATTCCTTAAGGTGCTTTTCTATCTCATTCTTTTCGCCTTTTCGCTCCCAAAGCTCGAGCATGTAATAGAGTTCATCGTGCAGCATAAAGGAATGGATTTTAATATAAAGCGGGATTACATGTCCGTCTCGGTGAGAGCCGGTTTGAAAGAGAATATTTTCTTCCTCCATCTTTTGTATATCAAAACCGGGAAGCAGTTCGCCGATCCCCATCCCCGCTTCCTCAGCCACAGGATCGCCAAACATCACTCTGGCCCTGTCATTAACCGACTGAATTTCACCTGATAAAGAAATCACGATCGTGCCTGTTTTTATGCGATCCATAAACTTCATACACTTTCTCTCCTTCCCTTAAAGATGGAGGAAAACTGTTTTTCCCAAGCAGAGACTATGTTTTTTACAAGTTCCTGCTTTTTATCGGAGATACTCTGATTGGAACGATAACCGACTAACACGACTCCTTTTATGGCTCCATCGGCACAAAGCGGAACGGCAAAGGACGTTACCAGCTGTTCGGCCAGCATGATAGGATAGTCTACCGATTTCCCTTTGATCTGATGGGGGAAATCCATGACCATTAAAGGCTGTCCGCTCGAGATAACTTTTCCTGCAATTCCTTTTCCATATCGGACAGCGATTTTTTTATATTTTTCATTCCTGTTTCCCGCTGCATACTTCCACTGTACCTCAGAATTCGCCTTTCCTTGTAGAGCGATGCCCACGAAATTACAGTCCGTTTCCTGCCGCAGCGTTTCCAGCTCTTTGAGAATCTCCAGTTCAAATGCCATAGCCAAGCAAACCCTTTTTCAGTGCGTAGGCGACCAGCTCCGGCCTTGTTTTCATCTGCAGCTTTTCCATGACGTTTCCTTTATGTGTTTCTACGGTTTTCACACTGATTATCAGCTGTTCAGCAATCTCCTTATTGGAATACCCTTTAGCGATTAAAGTCAGCACTTCTTTTTCCCGGTCGGAAAGAAGGCTGTAGGAATCTGAAGCTCCGCTCTTAACATTGCTTAAGTATTCTTCCATCAACCGCTTTGTCGCCGAGGGATTTAAATACGCGTTTCCGCTGTACACCGACTGAATGGCTGCGATCAGCTCCTCGTGCGGGGCGCTCTTTAAAATACAGCCTGATGCACCGGCCTGAATGACGCGGAATAAATATTCTTCATCGTCATGCATAGTCAAGATTAAGATCACACACTGTGGAAGGAGCTTCTTCAGCTCAGAGGTTGCCGACAAACCGTCCTTGCCGTGGGGCATGCTTAAATCCATAATAACGACATCCGGTTTGTGTTCGAGCGCTTTTTGAATCCCTTCGTTTCCTTCTGATGCTTCTCCCACCACTTCCATATTTGGATGAGCGTTTAACAGCATGGTAAGCCCCCGGCGTACCACTGCGTGGTCGTCAATCAGTAATATGTTAATCAATGCCTTTCCTCCTTTGTGCTTTTTAGAGCGGAATCTGCATCTCCACCACTGTTCCCATGCCGGCTTCTGAGGTGATCCGGCAATGGCCTCCTGCCAGTTTCATCCGTTCTTTCATTGCCTGAAGACCCGGTGACTGCTGAAGTGCCGGTTCTTCCGCAAAAAAGCCTTTTCCAAAATCCTTTACCGCTATCTTCAAACAGTTTTCCTTCCATGTAAAGTCTATTTTGATAAAAGAGGTATCGGCGTATTTGGCCGCATTCGTCAACGCCTCCTGACAAACCCTGAACAAGGTCACGCTCTGCGCCTCTGTCACCCGTTGTTCCTTGCCTGCCGATGCGATCTCGACCTCAATGCCGAATGTTGAGGTGAAAAGTTTGGAAAAGCTTTTCATCGCGGGAAGCAGACCTAGGGTTGTCAGCGTCGGCGGGTGCAATTCGACAGAAAGCAGACGGATTTCCTTAATGGTTCTCTCAAGGGACTGTGAAATTTCCTGTGCGTACTCTGTTAAATGCGGCTTCTCCAGCCCTGTCTGGATATACTGCAGCCCTGTATAGATACTATACAGGGTCTGCCCGATTCCTTCATGAAGTTCTAGTGCGATCCGCTTTATCTCTGCTTCTTGAGACTGAATGATATAGGATGTAACCTTTTCCAGCTGAATTTTCCTTTTTTTCATAATTTCTCCTGCTTCCTCTACACACTTTTTGTTTTTAGTGCTGTAATGTCGCTGAACATGCCGGCATACTGCTGGATTTCTCCGGCTTCATTTTTTACCGCGCTGATTGTTAGCCACTCGAGGTAATTCTGGCCGTCTTTCCTGCGGTTCCAAATCTCGCCCTGCCAAAATCCTTTCTCTTCGATGTCCAACCACATTTTTTTATAAAACCCGCCATCCTGCAGGCCGGATTTCAGCAGGTTCGGGTTCTTGCCGATCACGTCCTCTGCACTGTAGCCAGTCAGTTTGCTGAAGGCCGGGTTAACTGCTATGATTGTGCCTTTGCTGTCGGTTACCATGATGCCTTCAGCCGTGCTGTTGAGGATTTGTGCAGACATCCCAAGACGGTCCTGATAATACATCCAAATGACGAGTACGAAGCTTGCGAGCGCTACTTCGGATAACGCCATAAAACCGATTGCATAATGCCCGGTAAGCTTAAATAGCAGTGCCAGGATCAGCGGAGGGAAAAAGCCTCCGAGCCCGCCCATCGCAGAGACGACACCGTTCGCAATGCCGGACTGCTTCGGAAAATAAGCAGGAACCAGCTTAAAGATAACCCCGTTGCCCATTCCGGCACAGAGAGCGATCGTTAAACACCCTGCGGTATAGAGCCCGATGGAAGGCGCAAAGGAAAGCAGCATCGCGGCAAGCGTGTAGCCGCCAAAAACAAACATGAGCAGCTTTAGAGAGTGAAAGCGGTCAGCCAGCCAGCCACCGATCGGGCGCATAATCGTCGCGATAACGATAAATCCTGCTGTTCTGATTCCTGCATCGACTTTTTCAAGACCAAAGTTTGCCACTAAAAAGTTCGGCAAATAGATGGTAAACGCTACGAAAGATCCAAACGTAATGAAATAAAATAAGCAAAACAGCCAAAGTTTTTCATTCTTGGCGATGCCCCTCAGCTGTTCAGACAGCGATGTGCGTACTTTTGGCTCTTTTTTATCTCCGAGAAAGAAATTGGCCAGCGCCATCACCGCAAGAAGCATTAAATAAAATTGAACGGTAAGAGACCATCCGAACTGAGAGGCGATGACCGGTGCGGTAAAAGCTGTTATGGCTGTACCAATGTTTCCTGCCCCGTAGATGCCGTTTATGAAGCCATGGCGCTCCTTTGGGTAATATTTTGGAACAGACGTCACACCAACCGAAAAGATGGCTCCTCCTAACCCTAAAAATAAACCTCCGATAAGCAGGTCGGTAAATGCAGAAGCATGGGCAATATAATAAACCGGAAAAAGAAGGATGATAAAACTGATCATGAAAATTTTTCTTGCTCCAAACAAGTTCGTTAAATAGCCGAGAGGAATTCTAAGCAAAGAACCCAGAATGACAGGGATAGCGGTCACCCAAGCCAGCTGGTCTGCCGGAATGCTGATGTCCTCTTTCATAAACGGCAGAAGGGATGAGATCAATACCCAAACCATAAAGCCCGCGATCAGATTGACAGTCTGTAATGGCAGCTGGATTTTTTTAATCATTTTGCACAGTCCTTTCTGATTTCGTAATAAAGGCAGCCGACAGGATCATAGGCGGTCAATCCTTCATCTGTGGCCATAATCTCACAGTCGGCTGAAATCGCCAGAAAGTGATAGCCGTCAAAGTATAGCCTTATATGGGTACGGTCAGGGCAAGGTTTTATTTTTTCGATATACCTATGCACCCAAGCGTTTTCACCTGCTTCCCCTCTGGAATATATCTTGATTCCTACAGGTTCGGAGACATTCTTTAAAACGTCATATAAGGGATTACTTTCCACAGCTTCCACAACCCTTCATGGCAGGATAAATGCTGAACTGACAGCCTTGTATATACTTCCAGAACATTTCGGTTCCCTGCTGTTCCAAATGGGCCAGAACAGCGGCCTCCGACTCCCAGACGCTCATTCCCTTCACTTCTGCTGTTACCATTTCAATGTCTCCGCACTTCTTTTCATCCAGGTACCAGTGAAGGCGCTGGCCTCCGAACAGCTCACGGAACATGCCATCAATGACCCCAGAAAAACCGCCTGCGGTATTTCTGATAAAACAAAAATCCAGATAGGTTTCATTGTTCATGAGAATTTCCGCCTTTACGGATTTCTTTTTTATAAATAAAGAACGCTACGGGAAATGTCAGGATATTTAAACCAGCAAAAATGAGAGTGTTCCGGTAATGCTCGAAAAAGAACTGATGGACCATGAACTGGGTAAACACAATATTTAGAGCCAGCATTAAAGCAAGGACAATGACTCCCGCATGACTACGCTTCATACCGCTTCACTCCCACTGCATAGATGTTTCCGTATTCCACCTTCACCTTAATGGCCGGCAGGGGACGTCTCGGCGGACCGGCGAGCGGCTCGCCTGTATGGGCAGAGAACTTCCCGTGGTGGCACGGACAGATCATCTCGTTTTCTTCCTTCTTCCAAAAAACCGGACAGCGCAAATGGGTACAGGCATTTTGATAAGCTACAAATTTGTTTTCGCTCAAGCGGATCAGTAGGGCGCTGTCATGCTCTCCTGGAAAGGAGAAGTCGACGGAATCACCCACCGCCACGGATTTTAAGGAAGCGATCTTCTTTTTCGGATACTCCTTTTCTCCCAAGCCCATGAGTTCTTTTGCAGCAATAGCTCCCCAGGGCAGCGACGAAATGGCAAATAACCCAGCGGCTCCGACCATGGTTTTCATAAAACCGCGCCGGTCTAGCATTCGTTCATTGTTTCGGTGAATATTGTGGGTATAATTATCTTCATCAAACGGAATTTTCGCATTGCGGTCAGACATGCCGGTTCCCCCTAAAACAATTTTTCAATTCCCTGCAGTATGCCGGGAAGATTGATTTTTACGTTTGTTTCACCTTCCAGATAAGGCATGCTGGTGATCCATTTCCCGTTATCCAGGCTGTATTGCTCCCGCTTCGCCTCGATCTCGCCCTCTGTCAGCCATTGTAGAGTGCTGGAAGGGCAGACACTCGCGCACATGGGCGGTATGCCATCTTTTGTCCGGTCAATGCAAAGGTCACATTTATACATCAGGTTTTGCTCTGTATCAAATTTAGGAATGCCATACGGACAGGCAATCGTGCAGTTCTGGCAGCCGATGCATTTTTCTACGAGAGCAGATAATACAGCTCCTGTTTCATGGATCTGGATGGCCTGAGCCGGGCAGCTGCGAGCACAAGCCGGATTCTCGCAATGGAGGCACATTAGCGGCATCGTCTGACGCGTCACAAGTGGATTGACGTCATACACATAGTTTCGGTTGCGCTGCTCGTGGCCGCCGCACTGCGTGCATGCGGCAAGACAGGAACGGCACCCTATGCAATTCTCAAGTTCAATATACAGTCTCTTCTTCATTTACCGTTCCTCCTTTCCTGGCAGTCTCTCAATCTGTGCGGCGCATACTTTGAACTCCGGCATACGCGATATCGGATCGAGGGCCGCAATCGTCAGCAGGTTAATAGAGTCCTGATCACCGAAATGGTAAGGGACAAAGACCGTATCTTTTCGGATGGCTTCTGTTATTTTCACCTTATACTCTGCTTTGCCTCTCCGGGTGTAAAGAAGGACCCTTTCCTCATGCTGAATACGGTATTTCCCAGCTGTCTCAGGATGAACTTCAACATACGGCTCCGGGCACATGTCATGAAGAAACTGAATTCTTCGCGTCTGGTTTCCTGACAGATAATGATAGACGACCCTTCCCGTCGTAAGGCGCAGCGGATACTCTTCGCTCGGCTCCTCTGCCGGCGGCCTGTAAGGAAGCGCACAGATCTTTGCTTTCCCGTCCGGGTGGTAGAATTTTTTATCTAAAAATAGGTGTGGTGTTCCTTTATCCCCCTTGCTGCGGCAAGGCCAGAATACCCCGTCCTGTTCATCGATCTTATCCCACGTTGCTCCGTAGTAATCAGCATAGCCCCCTTTAGAGGCAAGCCTGAATTCATCGGCTACGTCTCTTGCCGTTTTTAAATGAGAGAAGTATTTTCCTTTGCCCAGCCGTTCAGCCAGCTCGACCTGCATCTGCCAGTCCGGCTTTGATTCCCCAACCGGTTCCTGTGCTTTATTTATTTTAATGATGCGCCCTTCCAGATTGGTTACCGTACCTTCGTCCTCCGACCAGGTGACGGACGGGAGAACAACGTCAGCAAACTCCGCTGATTCGGACAGATAAAAATCAGCACAGACCATAAAATCGAGATTTTTCAGCGCTTTTCTTACAAAATTCAAATTGGGCGCGGATACTGCAGGATTGGAGCAAAGCAGGTATAGTCCCCTGATCTCCTTCTGTTCCATTAACTCAAACATTTCATAGGCGGAAACACCCGGTTTCGGCATCTCTTCCGGCGTAATGCCCCATACTTCGCAAACTTCCTCTACGTGTTTGGGATTTGTAATTTTCCTGTAGCCCGGGAGCAGATCCGCTTTCTGCCCGTGTTCCCGTCCGCCCTGGCCGTTGCCCTGGCCTGTAAAGGTGGCTACCCCCGATTTCGGCCGTCCGATCTTGCCGGTAATGAGCGCCATGTTGGTATAGGCGGACACATTGTCGACGCCTTTATGCTGCTGCTCAATTCCCCGGGCAAACATAACGATGGCGTTCGGCGCTTTGCCGTAAATTTCAGCCGCACGGATGATTTTTTCAGGAGAAACCCCGGTAATCTCACTCGTGTATTCAGGTGTAAATGTTTTAAGAAGTTCTTTGGTCTCTTCAAATCCGGTCGTATGGTTCTGAACAAACTCCTCGTCCATATGGCCGTTTTGGATAAGCAGGCTTGCAATTCCGTTAGCCAGGGCTAAGTCGGTGCCGGGCTTCAGGTCAAGGTGAACATCAGCCCTTCTCGCAATCGGTGTTTCCCTTGGATCTGCGACAATCAAGTACCCTCCTCTTTCCTGGACAGACCAAACACGAAACATGGAGGTTGGATGGCATTCTGCGGTGTTGCTTCCCGCAATAAAAAGGCAGTCCGTTTCGTGAATATCCGTCCACGGTATTGTGGATCCGCGGTCAACACCAAAGGAACGAAGAAATCCACCCGCCGCACTGGACATGCAGAACCGGCCGTTATAATCGATATAGCGGGTTCCCATCGCCACACGTGCAAATTTTCCCGTCAGGTAGCATTTTTCATTGGTCATGGATACGCCGCTAAACACAGAAAGCGCATCTTTTCCATACCTGGATTGCATATCTTTAAATTTGGCAGCGATCAGATCATATGCTTCCTCCCAGCTGGCTTCCCGAAAACCGTCTTTCGTGCCTTTTTGTGAAGCGTCGTCTCGAATGAGAGGTTTAAGCAGGCGGTCTTTATGGTTGGTCTGCTGATAGGCCGTAACACCTTTCGGGCACATTTTCCCTACCGTCACCGGCCAGTCATACCTTGGTTCCACTCCGATAATTTTGTTCGTGACCGTATTTACCCTCAGGTTCATTCCGCACTGCATCCCACAATAGCTGCAATGCGTTTTAATTAGTTTTTCATTTGGATGATGGAGGTTCTCCACTTCTTTAAAAAACTTATCCTTTTGCATTTTGGTTCGCCTCCCTGACGTTTACTTCATGAGTTGGAAATCCAGAAAATCTTGAAATTCTGTATTTTCGCCGGCAAGGAAGGCAAAGCTCGGCCAGATGGAATCCTTCCTTCATCTGAAATTCAATATGGTTGGTGCCCAGTACTTGGATGACATCCTTTGATTGTTCCGAAGAAACGAACTCCCCGCCGCATACCCGGCATTTTTTCATGGACTGTTCTCCGTAATGCTCCCGATAGTTTTTGGCAAAAACACTCACTGCCCGGAATGGAATGTGTGCGAGCTTCCCAAACGGCAGATAGGTAAGCGTGAGAATGACTGAATATTGATGGATGAGCGACAGGGCCGGCTGTCCTTTTCCATGAAAAAAAACATTGAGTACAGTTAAAAGGAGGCCAGTCACACTGACGAACAAAAGCATGTATAGCGGAAGAAAATCATATAAAAATTTTTGTTCTGCCCGGGCCTGCATGTTTTTAAGGCGCCGCCACAGTGCCATACAGACCCCTATAATGACCATGATGGCCGTAAAGTTTAACGCGTTATAAAAGAAGAAGGAGAGAAGGCCGTCTGCTTTCACTTTCATGAGATTGATTCCCATGCCGACCACCGTGTAATAGCCGTTTTCCTCCATCGTGAAGTACATCCAGCCAAACACGAGGGAAAACGTAACGAAACAAGAAATAATACAGCCCCAGCCGATTAAAAAGTGCTGAGTCCAACGATAGATTCCCCGGTTCCAGATAAATTGGTGAGTGACCATATGGTTTGTAGTTGTTTTTGGAGTGGATCGTCTAAAAAGCAGCCTAATACCTTTCTTGATCAGGTTTTTGGTTGGCGGCCTCTCTGCCCATGCGATAAACCTGTAAAAAAACCCACCAATAAAGACGAGTGTCCCAACCATGTAACCGTAAAGATTCAAATCAATATGCGTAAACATTCTTGTGCCTATAAATACCAAGATGGCCAAA
This genomic stretch from Fictibacillus marinisediminis harbors:
- a CDS encoding molybdopterin oxidoreductase family protein, which translates into the protein MQKDKFFKEVENLHHPNEKLIKTHCSYCGMQCGMNLRVNTVTNKIIGVEPRYDWPVTVGKMCPKGVTAYQQTNHKDRLLKPLIRDDASQKGTKDGFREASWEEAYDLIAAKFKDMQSRYGKDALSVFSGVSMTNEKCYLTGKFARVAMGTRYIDYNGRFCMSSAAGGFLRSFGVDRGSTIPWTDIHETDCLFIAGSNTAECHPTSMFRVWSVQERGGYLIVADPRETPIARRADVHLDLKPGTDLALANGIASLLIQNGHMDEEFVQNHTTGFEETKELLKTFTPEYTSEITGVSPEKIIRAAEIYGKAPNAIVMFARGIEQQHKGVDNVSAYTNMALITGKIGRPKSGVATFTGQGNGQGGREHGQKADLLPGYRKITNPKHVEEVCEVWGITPEEMPKPGVSAYEMFELMEQKEIRGLYLLCSNPAVSAPNLNFVRKALKNLDFMVCADFYLSESAEFADVVLPSVTWSEDEGTVTNLEGRIIKINKAQEPVGESKPDWQMQVELAERLGKGKYFSHLKTARDVADEFRLASKGGYADYYGATWDKIDEQDGVFWPCRSKGDKGTPHLFLDKKFYHPDGKAKICALPYRPPAEEPSEEYPLRLTTGRVVYHYLSGNQTRRIQFLHDMCPEPYVEVHPETAGKYRIQHEERVLLYTRRGKAEYKVKITEAIRKDTVFVPYHFGDQDSINLLTIAALDPISRMPEFKVCAAQIERLPGKEER